The genomic window CAGCGTCCCGGCGACCCGGTCGACGACCTGCTTGACCGTCGCCGAGAAGTCCGGCCGGATCGCCACCGCGACCGTGAGCAGCAGCCAGTACCCGCGGGGCAGCCCGAGCGCGAGCAGCGCGGTGGCCACGGCGGCCAGCGTGAACGCCAGCCGCAACGCGTGCCGGAACGCCGCCGACGACGGCCGGAGGTTCGCCCGCAGCACGGTCAGCGGCTCGTCGGCCGGCATGAGGAAGACCCGGCTGCTGTCCGGTGAGTCACCGCCGACGTCGCCCGGGTCGGCCGAGTCCAGGATTCGACGCGCGGCCCGGAGTTGGCCGGCGAGCGCGGTGGCCCGGGCCGCGGCGCCGCGGCGGGTGAGCGGCGCGGCGCCGTCGGCGTCGGCCCGGTCGCGCAGCGCCGCCACCGCCCTGGACAGCACCTCGTCGAGCGCGGCCGATACCTCGGGGTGCAGCTCACCCGGGAAGAGGAGGCGTTCGGCGATCGAGGCGCCGACCGCCGCGGCCGCGTCCAGCACCGCTGCGACCTCGGCGGCCGCGTCCGGTTCGCCCTTGTCGTCGAGCCGCGCGCGGAGCACGGCCAGCGCCACCGCCTCGCCGCGGGCGCGCTCCACTTCGTCCAGAAGGATGCGGAGAGCCGCGATCGTACGGTTGCGCTGCGGGTCCAGGCCGCGGAGCGCGGCGTGGGCCTCGAGGACGGCCGGATAGGCCGGGCCACTGCCGGACGGGTCGACGTCGGTGAACTGGCGGAAGGCGTCCGCGACGGCGGCGCGCTCGGGCGCGTACCCGCGGACCGGCCAGGGCGCGATCGCCAGCAGCGTCTGCAGAGCCGCACCCACGAAGACGGCGCCCGCCGAGAGCAGCGCCTGACCGAGCGACTGCGGCTGCTCCCCCACGACGATCAGGACGATGAGCCCGGTGACGCCGACCCGCGTGCCGCTCGGGCCCAGCGCGGTGAGCAGCCCGGCCAGGAACCCCCAGACCGCGACCAGGACGACGGCGAGCACCGCGATCGGCTCGACCAGGGCCCCCAGCAACACCGACGCCGCACCGCAGACCGCCAGCGCGAAGCCGAGCCGCAGCCGCCGCCGGTACGGGCCGGAGAGGTCGGCGA from Cryptosporangium phraense includes these protein-coding regions:
- a CDS encoding FUSC family protein; the encoded protein is MGTLRTALVGLVAVPRSKLSPRVAARGTLGVALPLLVGAATGSVLPAVAATLGAYFTGFADLSGPYRRRLRLGFALAVCGAASVLLGALVEPIAVLAVVLVAVWGFLAGLLTALGPSGTRVGVTGLIVLIVVGEQPQSLGQALLSAGAVFVGAALQTLLAIAPWPVRGYAPERAAVADAFRQFTDVDPSGSGPAYPAVLEAHAALRGLDPQRNRTIAALRILLDEVERARGEAVALAVLRARLDDKGEPDAAAEVAAVLDAAAAVGASIAERLLFPGELHPEVSAALDEVLSRAVAALRDRADADGAAPLTRRGAAARATALAGQLRAARRILDSADPGDVGGDSPDSSRVFLMPADEPLTVLRANLRPSSAAFRHALRLAFTLAAVATALLALGLPRGYWLLLTVAVAIRPDFSATVKQVVDRVAGTLLGMLVVSALLQWVVSETWQKMVLVPLFYFFLRTVLSANFALGAAAMAGNAVLLADLLGASAGSLIPERLAYTVAAGVIALAAYLAWPTWERSTVRDTLADGIESARSYLRTAADPDAADTDVDAARTVARVALSNARDSAKRLADEPGTPSGLIDLANGVTVHASRLVQGGMALEAARDLRPEGLVRPEARAFAADVDTALGVVAGALRTGRRPKALPALRNDVDQLISVAPEARLATFATAADRITDGIGTLNHLLRQDARAGGSHPR